The following proteins are encoded in a genomic region of Thiomonas sp. X19:
- the waaF gene encoding lipopolysaccharide heptosyltransferase II: protein MTRVLLIAPQWIGDAVMAQPLVALLAARGEQVTALGLPGVAPVLRAMPGVVDVIEAPFAHGKLDFPARRRLAAQLRERGYERAYILGNNVKSRLVPWLARIPQRIGYRGEARGLLLTHAAHAPDSAHASSATHPVEPLAISPIAGRIPREAAASKLANAGQAGASRSDMRRHYAALAACAQPGAATAGAASAAATSPAPILEPTLHIAASMAAAARQRFGLPERWVALCPGAEYGPAKQWPVEHYAALARLAQQQGYTVAVLGAPRDAAMGEAIATQAAGSVNLCGKTRVEQVIALLASSQGAVSNDSGLMHVAAALGRATVGLYGSTDPRHTPPAAHRSATIWLQLDCSPCFQRTCPLGHLNCLRGITPEQTWAQLRGLMQGP, encoded by the coding sequence ATGACCCGCGTCCTGCTGATCGCCCCGCAGTGGATCGGCGACGCGGTGATGGCGCAGCCGCTGGTGGCGCTGCTCGCGGCGCGCGGCGAGCAGGTCACCGCGCTGGGCCTGCCCGGTGTTGCGCCGGTTCTGCGCGCCATGCCGGGTGTGGTGGACGTGATCGAAGCGCCGTTCGCGCATGGCAAGCTCGACTTCCCCGCCCGCCGCCGCCTCGCGGCGCAGTTGCGCGAGCGAGGTTACGAGCGCGCCTACATCCTCGGCAACAACGTCAAGTCGCGGCTGGTGCCATGGCTGGCGCGCATTCCGCAACGCATCGGTTATCGGGGCGAAGCGCGCGGGCTGCTGCTGACCCACGCCGCGCATGCGCCAGACTCCGCCCATGCGTCCAGCGCCACGCACCCGGTCGAACCGCTTGCCATCTCGCCCATTGCCGGCCGCATTCCGCGCGAAGCCGCAGCTAGCAAGCTGGCCAATGCCGGGCAAGCCGGCGCTTCGCGCAGCGACATGCGGCGCCACTACGCGGCACTTGCAGCCTGCGCTCAGCCTGGCGCCGCCACCGCTGGGGCTGCCTCAGCAGCAGCAACGAGCCCAGCGCCGATTCTCGAACCCACGCTGCACATCGCGGCCAGCATGGCTGCCGCCGCCCGCCAGCGATTCGGCCTGCCCGAACGCTGGGTCGCACTCTGCCCCGGTGCCGAATACGGCCCCGCCAAACAATGGCCAGTGGAGCACTATGCGGCGCTGGCCCGGCTGGCGCAGCAGCAGGGCTATACCGTTGCCGTGCTTGGAGCGCCGCGTGATGCGGCCATGGGTGAGGCCATCGCCACGCAGGCAGCGGGAAGCGTCAACCTCTGCGGCAAAACCCGTGTGGAGCAAGTCATCGCCCTGCTCGCCAGCAGCCAAGGCGCGGTCAGCAACGACTCCGGCCTGATGCACGTCGCCGCCGCGCTGGGCCGCGCCACCGTCGGCCTCTACGGCTCCACCGACCCGCGCCACACCCCGCCGGCTGCGCACCGTAGCGCCACCATCTGGCTGCAACTCGACTGCAGCCCCTGCTTCCAGCGCACCTGCCCGCTGGGCCACCTGAACTGCCTGCGCGGCATCACCCCCGAGCAGACATGGGCGCAATTGCGTGGGTTGATGCAGGGGCCGTAG
- a CDS encoding zinc-finger domain-containing protein yields the protein MSAIPKPDMPVVELKAKDLPAYCPNPNMPIWSSHPRVFIDISHGEAACPYCGTRYRLAEGEVAHGH from the coding sequence ATGAGCGCCATTCCCAAGCCCGACATGCCCGTGGTCGAACTCAAGGCCAAGGATCTGCCCGCCTACTGCCCCAATCCGAACATGCCCATCTGGAGCAGCCACCCGCGCGTGTTCATCGACATCAGCCACGGCGAAGCCGCCTGCCCCTACTGCGGCACGCGTTACCGCCTGGCCGAAGGCGAAGTGGCGCACGGGCATTGA
- a CDS encoding branched-chain amino acid transaminase, whose protein sequence is MALPTSMSDRDGKIWMDGQFVEWRDAKIHVLTHTLHYGCGAFEGVRAYKTDKGTAIFRLRDHTDRLFNSAKILRMEIPFTLEQAMQAQLDVVRLNGFDSCYIRPLTWIGDKKLGISPRGNTIHLMVAAWPWGAYLGEEGLKRGIRVKTSSFTRHHVNITMCNAKAVSNYTNSIMANMEVTADGYDEALLLDPQGFVSEGAGENIFVVREGVLYTPDLSSGALNGITRKTVFAICEDLGLTVKEKRITRDEVYICDEAFFTGTAAEVTPIRELDGITLGHGHRGPITERIQNAFFDIVGGRNPKYAGWLSMV, encoded by the coding sequence ATGGCCCTGCCCACATCCATGTCCGACCGCGACGGCAAAATCTGGATGGACGGCCAGTTCGTCGAATGGCGCGACGCCAAAATTCACGTGCTGACCCACACCCTGCATTACGGCTGCGGCGCTTTCGAAGGCGTGCGCGCCTACAAGACCGACAAGGGCACGGCCATCTTCCGCCTGCGCGACCACACCGATCGCCTGTTCAACAGCGCCAAGATTTTGCGCATGGAGATCCCCTTCACCCTCGAGCAGGCGATGCAGGCGCAACTCGACGTGGTGCGGCTCAACGGCTTCGACTCCTGCTACATCCGCCCCCTCACCTGGATTGGCGACAAGAAGCTGGGGATCTCGCCGCGCGGCAACACCATTCACCTGATGGTCGCCGCGTGGCCCTGGGGCGCGTATCTCGGCGAAGAGGGCCTCAAGCGCGGCATCCGCGTCAAGACCAGCAGCTTCACCCGCCATCATGTGAACATCACCATGTGCAATGCCAAGGCGGTGAGCAACTACACCAACTCCATCATGGCGAACATGGAAGTGACCGCCGATGGCTACGACGAGGCGCTGCTGCTCGACCCGCAGGGGTTCGTGAGCGAAGGCGCGGGCGAGAATATTTTCGTGGTGCGCGAAGGCGTGCTCTACACCCCGGACCTGTCGTCCGGCGCGCTCAACGGCATCACCCGCAAGACGGTGTTCGCCATTTGCGAAGACCTGGGCCTGACGGTGAAGGAAAAGCGCATCACCCGCGACGAGGTGTATATCTGCGACGAAGCCTTCTTCACCGGGACCGCGGCGGAAGTCACGCCGATTCGCGAACTCGACGGCATCACCCTCGGCCACGGCCATCGCGGCCCGATCACCGAGCGCATCCAGAACGCCTTCTTCGACATCGTCGGCGGTCGCAACCCGAAATACGCGGGTTGGCTGTCGATGGTTTGA
- a CDS encoding ABC transporter ATP-binding protein/permease: MATMSDTQPKPYRFAFRDFIQLAKPYWVSDDKKKGWALLLVILAMNLALVWVNVRLNFWNAAFYNSIQAKNFPDFKHLLLVFSGYALLYIVLAVYSQYFLQMLQIRWRRWVTEVFLKDWLVGGAHYRMSLRQGNSDNPDQRIADDIRSFVNDSLSLFFGFISSLVTLLSFLTILWTLSGAFTLLGYSIPGYMVWVAIAYAGIGSYFAHKVGKPLIKLNFNQQRYEADFRFGLARTREHNEGIALYRGEDREMEGHNSRFANVWSNWWGIMKRQKLFTWYSSFYGQLAIIFPILVAAPRYFAGQIQLGGLTQTASAFGQVQGALSWFIDAYGRIVDWRATVERLYTFVQSVEAVRHVPISDLMDGQLPGAPAAGGLLPQGPGSGGSSGGAVLAIELGDLRVATPDGRPLLQADGQRIQPMQHTLFVGPSGLGKSTLVRWLAGIWPYAEGTHYRLPAGRSLFLPQKPYLPIGTLRQALTYPMPTEQFDDARLQVVLTQARVPYLFASIDQADTWMQRLSPGEQQRLAIARALLAAPDWLFLDEATSALDPPTEAAMYELLQRELPHTTLVSVAHRPGVVHFHRQILLVKAGGEGEPGHLVSHTPQLAETRAASESGDWALAGA; this comes from the coding sequence ATGGCCACCATGTCCGACACCCAGCCCAAGCCCTACCGTTTCGCGTTCCGTGATTTCATCCAGCTCGCCAAGCCCTATTGGGTCTCCGACGACAAGAAAAAGGGCTGGGCACTGCTGCTCGTCATCCTGGCGATGAACCTGGCCCTCGTCTGGGTGAACGTGCGGCTCAACTTCTGGAATGCGGCGTTCTACAACTCGATTCAGGCCAAGAATTTTCCGGACTTCAAGCACCTGCTGCTGGTCTTCAGCGGCTATGCGCTGCTCTACATCGTGCTGGCGGTGTATTCGCAATACTTCCTGCAAATGCTGCAGATCCGCTGGCGGCGCTGGGTCACCGAGGTGTTCCTGAAAGACTGGCTGGTGGGCGGTGCGCATTACCGCATGTCGCTGCGCCAGGGCAACTCCGACAACCCCGACCAGCGGATTGCCGATGACATTCGCAGCTTCGTCAACGATTCGCTCAGCCTGTTCTTTGGCTTCATCTCGTCCCTGGTCACGCTGCTGTCCTTCCTCACCATCTTGTGGACCCTGTCGGGCGCCTTCACGCTTCTGGGCTACAGCATTCCCGGCTACATGGTGTGGGTCGCCATCGCCTACGCCGGCATCGGCAGCTATTTCGCGCACAAGGTGGGCAAGCCGCTCATCAAACTGAACTTCAACCAGCAGCGCTACGAGGCTGACTTCCGCTTCGGCCTGGCGCGCACGCGCGAACACAACGAGGGCATCGCTCTCTACCGTGGCGAAGACCGCGAGATGGAAGGCCACAACAGCCGCTTCGCCAATGTGTGGAGCAACTGGTGGGGCATCATGAAGCGGCAGAAGTTGTTCACCTGGTACAGCTCGTTCTACGGCCAGCTCGCCATCATCTTCCCCATCCTGGTGGCCGCTCCGCGCTACTTTGCCGGGCAGATCCAGCTTGGCGGGCTGACGCAAACCGCCAGTGCCTTCGGCCAGGTGCAGGGCGCCTTGTCATGGTTCATCGACGCGTATGGCCGCATCGTCGACTGGCGCGCCACGGTCGAGCGGCTCTACACCTTCGTGCAGTCGGTCGAGGCGGTGCGCCATGTGCCGATTTCAGACTTGATGGATGGGCAGTTGCCCGGAGCGCCTGCGGCCGGCGGGCTGCTGCCGCAAGGCCCCGGCAGTGGCGGCAGCAGTGGCGGAGCCGTGCTCGCCATCGAGCTCGGCGATCTGCGCGTCGCCACGCCCGACGGCCGGCCGCTGCTCCAGGCCGACGGCCAGCGCATCCAGCCCATGCAGCACACCCTGTTCGTCGGCCCCTCGGGCCTGGGCAAGAGCACCCTGGTGCGCTGGCTCGCCGGCATCTGGCCGTATGCCGAAGGCACGCATTACCGCCTGCCTGCGGGGCGCAGCCTGTTCCTGCCACAAAAGCCGTATTTGCCCATCGGCACGCTGCGCCAGGCGCTCACTTATCCCATGCCGACAGAGCAGTTTGACGATGCCCGTTTGCAAGTGGTGCTGACCCAGGCCCGCGTGCCGTATCTGTTCGCGTCCATCGACCAGGCCGACACCTGGATGCAGCGCCTCTCGCCCGGCGAGCAACAGCGCCTGGCGATTGCACGCGCCTTGCTGGCCGCGCCCGACTGGCTGTTCCTGGACGAAGCCACCAGCGCGCTCGACCCACCCACCGAAGCCGCGATGTACGAACTGCTGCAGCGCGAGTTGCCGCATACCACCTTGGTGAGCGTGGCGCACCGGCCCGGGGTGGTGCATTTTCACCGGCAGATTCTGTTGGTCAAGGCCGGTGGCGAAGGCGAGCCGGGCCACCTGGTGTCACACACTCCGCAGTTGGCCGAAACCCGGGCCGCGAGCGAGTCGGGCGATTGGGCGCTGGCAGGGGCTTGA
- a CDS encoding DoxX family protein, with amino-acid sequence MQDALGALLIAIGRVLMAAVFIHAGLSKIDGYAQTAGFMQSHGVPGGLLPLVILLELGGGIALALGLFTRFMAAALALFSIAAILIFALPPAGRMGVIVMYAEIAMVGGLIHYAVRGGGGLSIDQLRQTKKRRRSSGFGY; translated from the coding sequence ATGCAAGACGCACTAGGAGCCCTGTTGATTGCCATTGGCCGCGTGTTGATGGCCGCTGTTTTCATCCACGCCGGCCTGTCGAAAATCGACGGCTACGCCCAGACCGCCGGCTTCATGCAGTCGCACGGGGTGCCGGGCGGGCTGCTGCCGCTGGTCATCCTGCTGGAATTGGGCGGCGGCATCGCCTTGGCGCTTGGCCTGTTCACCCGTTTCATGGCTGCGGCGCTGGCGCTGTTTTCCATTGCGGCAATCCTGATCTTCGCGCTGCCGCCGGCCGGGCGCATGGGTGTGATCGTGATGTATGCCGAAATCGCCATGGTCGGCGGGCTGATTCACTATGCGGTGCGCGGCGGTGGCGGGCTCAGCATCGACCAACTGCGGCAGACCAAGAAAAGGCGGCGTTCGAGCGGCTTCGGGTATTGA
- a CDS encoding glycine zipper 2TM domain-containing protein — MRVRSLALAIMLPAFAALAGCAQYPTQPGYGYAPQPAYAPPPVYGQQPSYAQQPAYAAQPAPAYGYNNQAPIYAPAPGYAPAPSYAAPAINPALGAVAGGLAGSAIGNGNGRVAAAAAGAGIGAIATQNCPGGPSVNQALGAVAGGLIGSMVGHGNGRVAAAAVGSGLGAMATGCN; from the coding sequence ATGCGTGTCCGTTCATTGGCCCTGGCCATCATGCTGCCGGCTTTCGCCGCTCTTGCCGGCTGCGCTCAATACCCCACCCAGCCCGGCTATGGCTACGCCCCGCAGCCCGCCTACGCCCCCCCGCCGGTCTATGGGCAACAGCCGAGTTATGCGCAACAACCCGCCTATGCGGCACAGCCGGCACCGGCTTACGGCTACAACAACCAGGCGCCCATCTATGCGCCCGCACCCGGTTACGCGCCGGCTCCGAGCTACGCCGCCCCGGCCATCAACCCCGCGCTGGGGGCCGTGGCCGGCGGCTTGGCCGGCTCGGCCATCGGCAATGGCAACGGACGGGTCGCAGCCGCCGCAGCCGGTGCCGGCATCGGCGCCATCGCCACGCAGAACTGCCCGGGCGGCCCCAGCGTCAACCAGGCGCTGGGAGCCGTGGCTGGCGGCCTGATCGGCTCCATGGTCGGCCACGGCAACGGCCGCGTCGCGGCAGCGGCGGTGGGCTCCGGCCTGGGGGCGATGGCCACGGGGTGCAACTGA
- a CDS encoding type II toxin-antitoxin system RelE/ParE family toxin, with the protein MLEADALQAFDAPLIELTDTLIPNLERFPGMGRRFFGRPTRSVEASNGIDGLHRKPEAIAKDGELREYLLPRYLLLYARIDSTIHLLSIRHHLQLPFDFESQWECSKGTQ; encoded by the coding sequence TTGCTGGAGGCCGATGCGCTCCAGGCATTCGATGCCCCGCTGATCGAACTGACCGACACCCTGATCCCGAACCTGGAACGCTTTCCCGGCATGGGCAGGCGGTTCTTTGGCCGCCCAACCCGCTCCGTCGAAGCCAGCAACGGCATCGACGGTTTGCACCGCAAACCCGAGGCCATTGCAAAGGACGGCGAGCTGCGCGAATACCTCCTTCCTCGCTACCTGCTGCTCTACGCCCGCATCGACTCGACAATCCATCTGTTGTCCATCAGGCACCACCTGCAACTCCCTTTCGATTTTGAAAGCCAGTGGGAGTGCAGCAAGGGGACGCAATGA
- a CDS encoding LysE/ArgO family amino acid transporter, which yields MTTTSALSQGLLLGLGVFIYPGPKDIVVLRMALAGRWPPGLVAIGAFSDALLITIGMAGVSAMLQQSSPLQHTALWIGVVVMSWHGQRAARAALRGDAEVAKWQATEPAERTAPRGNGWPELLAASLLNPVAWLDTLFILGTVGAALPAPQRPAFTLGAVLASALWFSLLVWGASRASAWVTSTAVWRILDGFVALCLLGLAAYVAAGLL from the coding sequence ATGACCACAACCTCCGCCTTGTCGCAAGGCCTGCTCCTTGGCCTGGGCGTTTTCATCTATCCCGGTCCGAAAGACATCGTTGTTCTCCGCATGGCCCTGGCCGGACGCTGGCCGCCCGGGCTGGTCGCCATCGGCGCCTTTAGCGACGCACTGCTCATCACTATCGGCATGGCGGGTGTGTCGGCCATGCTGCAGCAATCTTCCCCACTGCAACACACGGCGCTATGGATTGGCGTGGTCGTCATGTCATGGCACGGCCAGCGCGCGGCACGCGCCGCGTTGCGTGGCGATGCCGAGGTGGCGAAGTGGCAAGCCACTGAACCTGCAGAACGCACAGCCCCGCGCGGCAATGGCTGGCCGGAGCTGCTCGCTGCTTCCCTGCTCAATCCGGTGGCGTGGCTCGACACCTTGTTCATCCTGGGTACGGTGGGTGCCGCATTGCCAGCGCCGCAGCGCCCGGCATTCACGCTCGGTGCTGTACTGGCTTCCGCACTGTGGTTCAGCCTGCTGGTCTGGGGCGCAAGCAGGGCGAGCGCCTGGGTGACCTCGACCGCCGTCTGGCGCATCCTTGATGGTTTCGTGGCGCTCTGCCTGTTGGGATTGGCCGCGTATGTCGCAGCGGGGCTGCTGTAG
- the radA gene encoding DNA repair protein RadA translates to MAKPQTVYVCSECGGKNAKWQGRCSHCEAWNTLVETVESAASGPRPGARHGAAAAQFAARGGLAVPSGPILLTEVQAERHRHQPSGIDELDRVLGGGLVPGGVLLLGGDPGIGKSTLLLQVLAGLATTLPVLYISGEESAAQVALRAQRLGLKDAPVRLMAETQLEVMLDTLANERPAVAVIDSIQTVYTEALSSAPGSVSQVRECAAQLTRAAKTSGITLVFVGHVTKEGALAGPRVLEHMVDTVLYFEGDTQSRFRLIRAIKNRFGAVNELGVFAMTEHGLKGVSNPSAIFLSTHAEPVPGTCVLATLEGTRPLLVEVQALVDSAAAPSPRRLCVGLDAARLAMLLAVLHRHAGVASGDQDVFVNAVGGVRITEPAADLAVLLAIQSSLRNRPLPRGLLAFGEVGLAGEIRPAPRGQERLREAAKLGFSIAIIPAANAPKGAGRQFEGLELHPVSRIDEALEVVRGLQG, encoded by the coding sequence ATGGCTAAACCCCAAACCGTCTACGTCTGCTCCGAATGCGGCGGCAAGAACGCCAAGTGGCAGGGCCGCTGCTCGCATTGCGAGGCCTGGAACACGCTGGTGGAAACGGTGGAGAGCGCGGCGTCCGGCCCCCGCCCCGGCGCGCGGCATGGCGCGGCGGCAGCGCAGTTCGCCGCACGCGGCGGGCTGGCCGTCCCCAGCGGGCCCATTCTGCTCACCGAGGTGCAGGCCGAGCGCCATCGCCACCAGCCCAGCGGCATCGATGAACTCGACCGCGTGCTCGGCGGCGGCCTCGTGCCCGGCGGCGTGCTGCTGCTGGGCGGCGACCCGGGCATCGGCAAGTCCACGCTGCTGCTGCAGGTTCTCGCGGGGCTGGCGACCACCTTGCCGGTGCTCTATATCAGTGGCGAAGAATCCGCCGCGCAAGTCGCGCTGCGGGCGCAGCGCCTGGGGCTGAAAGACGCCCCGGTGCGACTGATGGCCGAAACGCAGTTGGAGGTCATGCTCGACACCCTGGCGAATGAACGCCCCGCCGTGGCGGTGATTGACTCCATCCAGACCGTCTACACCGAGGCCTTGTCATCCGCCCCCGGCTCCGTCTCGCAGGTGCGTGAATGCGCGGCGCAGCTCACCCGCGCCGCCAAAACCAGCGGCATCACCCTGGTGTTCGTCGGCCACGTCACCAAGGAAGGCGCGCTCGCCGGGCCGCGCGTGCTGGAGCACATGGTCGATACCGTGCTGTATTTCGAGGGCGACACGCAGTCGCGCTTCCGCCTCATTCGCGCCATCAAAAACCGCTTCGGCGCGGTGAACGAACTCGGCGTGTTCGCCATGACCGAGCATGGTCTCAAAGGCGTGTCCAACCCCTCGGCCATCTTTCTCTCCACCCATGCCGAACCCGTGCCCGGCACCTGCGTGCTCGCCACGCTGGAAGGCACGCGCCCGCTGCTGGTGGAAGTGCAGGCGCTGGTGGACAGCGCCGCCGCGCCCAGCCCGAGGCGCCTGTGCGTCGGCCTGGACGCCGCGCGCCTGGCCATGCTGCTCGCCGTGCTGCACCGCCACGCCGGCGTGGCCAGCGGCGATCAGGACGTGTTCGTCAACGCCGTGGGTGGCGTGCGCATCACCGAACCCGCCGCCGACCTCGCCGTGCTGCTCGCCATCCAGAGTTCGCTACGCAACCGCCCCCTGCCCCGCGGCCTGCTCGCCTTCGGCGAAGTGGGCCTGGCCGGCGAAATCCGCCCCGCCCCCCGCGGCCAGGAACGCCTGCGCGAAGCCGCCAAGCTCGGCTTCTCCATCGCCATCATCCCGGCAGCGAATGCACCCAAGGGCGCGGGCAGACAGTTCGAGGGGCTGGAACTGCACCCGGTGTCGCGCATCGATGAGGCGCTGGAGGTGGTGCGGGGGTTGCAGGGGTAA
- a CDS encoding alanine racemase, with product MPRPIQATIHPEALTHNLARARLAAPQAKVWAVVKANAYGHGIERAFAALRAADGFALLDLAEAEALRALGWGGPILLLEGCFGADDLQLCERLNLWHVVHDVAQLNWLAARRKPRAHRVYLKMNTGMNRLGFTPAQYRAAWERLQQCPAVGEITHMTHFATADGPQGTADAFDLFQRCMGDLPGERSLCNSAALLRHGQGRRPADGVLKLAAHATRTASTAQAAEQEAPQAAILGDWVRPGIMLYGGSPTGLASDAKAWDLHPAMSLVTRIVGVQQIPAGASVGYGAAFTSEQPMRIGAAAVGYADGYPRHAPTGTPIVVDGIRTRIVGRVSMDMVTVDLDPVRAAGRAADVGSPVLCWGRHNGVELPIDEVAAAAGTLGYELMCALALRVPVQVE from the coding sequence ATGCCACGCCCCATTCAAGCCACCATCCACCCCGAGGCCCTGACCCATAACCTGGCGCGCGCGCGCCTGGCGGCGCCGCAGGCGAAGGTGTGGGCGGTGGTGAAGGCCAATGCCTATGGGCATGGCATCGAGCGCGCGTTCGCGGCCTTGCGCGCGGCCGACGGCTTTGCCCTGCTCGACCTGGCCGAGGCCGAAGCCCTGCGCGCCCTGGGCTGGGGCGGTCCCATCCTGCTGCTGGAAGGCTGTTTCGGCGCGGACGACCTGCAGCTTTGCGAGCGCCTCAACCTGTGGCATGTGGTGCACGACGTGGCCCAGCTCAACTGGCTGGCGGCTCGGCGCAAACCCCGCGCGCACCGCGTGTATCTCAAGATGAACACGGGCATGAACCGGCTGGGCTTCACGCCCGCGCAGTACCGCGCCGCGTGGGAGCGGCTGCAGCAATGCCCGGCCGTGGGCGAGATCACCCACATGACCCATTTCGCCACCGCCGACGGCCCGCAAGGCACGGCCGATGCGTTCGACTTGTTCCAGCGCTGCATGGGCGACCTGCCGGGCGAGCGCAGCCTGTGCAATTCGGCAGCGTTGTTGCGCCATGGTCAGGGGCGCCGCCCGGCGGATGGGGTGCTCAAGCTCGCCGCGCATGCCACCCGCACCGCAAGCACCGCACAAGCCGCCGAACAAGAAGCGCCCCAAGCCGCCATTCTGGGCGACTGGGTTCGTCCCGGCATCATGCTCTACGGCGGCTCGCCCACCGGCCTGGCGTCCGATGCGAAGGCCTGGGATCTGCACCCGGCCATGAGCCTCGTCACCCGCATCGTCGGCGTGCAGCAGATTCCCGCCGGTGCCAGCGTGGGCTACGGCGCCGCCTTCACCTCCGAGCAGCCGATGCGCATCGGCGCGGCCGCCGTGGGCTATGCCGACGGCTACCCGCGCCATGCGCCCACCGGCACGCCCATCGTGGTGGACGGCATCCGCACCCGCATCGTCGGCCGCGTGTCGATGGACATGGTCACCGTGGACCTCGACCCCGTGCGCGCCGCCGGACGCGCCGCCGACGTCGGCAGCCCGGTGCTGTGCTGGGGCCGCCACAACGGCGTCGAGTTGCCCATCGACGAAGTCGCCGCCGCCGCTGGAACCCTGGGCTACGAATTGATGTGCGCCCTGGCCTTGCGCGTACCCGTGCAAGTGGAGTGA
- the lplT gene encoding lysophospholipid transporter LplT, whose amino-acid sequence MKKGFYWIMAAQFFSSLADNALLIASIALLLQLQAPGWMTPLLKFFFTVSYVVLAPFVGAFADSMMKGRVMFITNLVKVVGLMLMLASVHPLLAYGVVGLGAAAYSPAKYGILTELLPPQQLVAANGWIEGTTVGSIILGTVFGGFLVSQMASRYLLGLPGLAHLGINTAAEAALGVIVFVYIIAALCNLKIPDTGARYPHQTANPAKQLVEFIHCTKVLWTDKLGQISMAVTTLFWGAGATLQFIVIKWAEYALGLDLSKAATLQATVAFGVAAGAILAATRVPLKKSLTVLPMGMGMGILCMVLSLYTRSLVPDLQFSVGSLHLPLYLVLAGVFMVAIGAMAGYFVVPMNALLQHRGYVLLSAGHSIAVQNFNENVSVLVMLSVYALLIKLNLHIQWIIGLFGVFVVGAMWLVMQWNKRNMRERDWTQIIGEPRHESGH is encoded by the coding sequence ATGAAAAAAGGCTTTTACTGGATCATGGCCGCGCAGTTCTTTTCGTCGCTGGCCGACAACGCGTTGCTCATCGCCTCCATCGCCTTGCTGCTGCAACTGCAGGCTCCGGGCTGGATGACGCCGCTGCTGAAGTTTTTTTTCACCGTGTCCTACGTGGTGCTGGCGCCGTTCGTCGGCGCCTTCGCCGACTCGATGATGAAGGGCAGGGTCATGTTCATCACCAATCTGGTGAAGGTCGTCGGACTCATGCTCATGCTCGCCAGCGTCCACCCGTTGCTGGCTTACGGCGTGGTCGGCCTCGGCGCCGCAGCCTACTCGCCGGCCAAGTACGGCATCCTCACCGAGTTGCTGCCACCGCAACAACTGGTGGCGGCCAATGGCTGGATCGAGGGCACCACGGTGGGCTCCATCATTCTCGGCACCGTGTTCGGCGGCTTTCTGGTGAGCCAGATGGCCAGCCGTTATCTGCTGGGTCTGCCGGGTCTCGCGCACCTGGGCATCAACACCGCGGCCGAGGCGGCGCTTGGGGTCATCGTCTTTGTCTACATCATCGCCGCGCTGTGCAATCTGAAAATTCCCGACACCGGCGCCCGCTACCCGCACCAGACCGCCAACCCGGCGAAGCAACTGGTCGAGTTCATCCACTGCACCAAGGTGCTGTGGACCGACAAGCTGGGGCAGATTTCCATGGCCGTGACCACGCTGTTCTGGGGCGCAGGCGCCACGCTGCAATTCATCGTCATCAAGTGGGCCGAGTACGCCCTGGGGCTGGACCTGAGCAAAGCCGCCACGCTGCAAGCCACCGTGGCATTCGGCGTGGCGGCAGGCGCCATACTGGCCGCCACCCGCGTGCCGCTGAAAAAGAGCCTGACCGTGCTGCCCATGGGCATGGGCATGGGCATTCTGTGCATGGTGCTGTCGCTGTATACGCGCAGCCTGGTACCCGACCTGCAGTTCAGCGTCGGCAGCCTGCATCTGCCGCTCTATCTGGTGCTGGCCGGCGTGTTCATGGTCGCCATCGGCGCCATGGCCGGTTACTTCGTGGTGCCGATGAACGCGCTGCTGCAGCACCGCGGCTATGTGCTGTTGTCGGCCGGGCATTCGATTGCGGTGCAGAACTTCAACGAGAACGTCAGCGTGCTGGTCATGCTGTCGGTGTACGCCCTGCTCATCAAACTGAACCTGCATATCCAGTGGATCATCGGCCTGTTCGGCGTGTTCGTGGTCGGCGCCATGTGGCTGGTGATGCAGTGGAACAAGCGCAATATGCGCGAGCGCGACTGGACCCAGATCATCGGCGAGCCGCGCCACGAGTCCGGGCATTGA